One Punica granatum isolate Tunisia-2019 chromosome 3, ASM765513v2, whole genome shotgun sequence genomic window carries:
- the LOC116198934 gene encoding cytochrome P450 78A7-like, whose translation MEMAMVSKDTTWWIFTLPAFVGFDNLLDLYVVGSLLFAFLSVGLLAWLLSPGGPAWRDGRVRVGRVAIQGPKGLPILGSLLTLSRGLAHRSLAAAARTRPEWRQLMAFSLGFTPVVVASDPVTAREVLTSPHFADRPLKQSARALMFGRAIGFAPSGTYWRLLRRIAASHLFSPRRISAHEPGRRLDCAKMIRDISSEQATLGHVSLRRHLQLAALNNIMGSVFGKRYDPARDGAELDELTGMVREGFELLGAFNWSDYLPWLSYIYDPHRITERCSKLVPRVRNFVSSIIEEHRARGSEKKLSDGSDFVDVLLSLDGDEKLHEDDMIAVLWEMIFRGTDTTALLTEWVMAELVLHPEVQRRLQSELGCADLGNRALTDSDVARLPYLQAVVKEALRVHPPGPLLSWARLSTSDVHLSNGMVVPANTTAMVNMWAITHDPAVWPDPLEFRPDRFIDADVDVRGRDLRVAPFGAGRRVCPGKNLGLVTVTRWVAELVRHFEWVTEPNHGVNLSEVLKLSCEMKHPLHAIALARNGVPS comes from the exons ATGGAGATGGCCATGGTCTCCAAGGACACCACCTGGTGGATCTTCACCCTCCCCGCCTTTGTCGGCTTCGACAACTTGCTCGACCTTTACGTGGTCGGCTCTCTCTTGTTCGCCTTCCTCTCAGTTGGGCTCCTCGCGTGGCTCCTTTCCCCCGGCGGCCCCGCCTGGCGGGACGGTCGTGTCCGGGTTGGCCGTGTCGCCATACAAGGCCCCAAGGGGCTCCCCATCCTCGGGAGCCTCCTCACCCTCAGCCGCGGCCTAGCCCACCGCTCCCTCGCGGCCGCGGCCAGGACCCGCCCCGAGTGGCGCCAGCTCATGGCCTTCAGCCTGGGGTTCACCCCCGTCGTCGTGGCCTCCGACCCTGTCACGGCCCGGGAGGTCCTGACTTCGCCTCACTTCGCCGACCGCCCGCTCAAGCAGTCTGCCCGGGCCCTCATGTTCGGTCGTGCTATAGGGTTTGCCCCCAGCGGGACGTACTGGCGGCTCCTGAGGCGGATCGCCGCCTCCCACCTCTTCTCCCCAAGGCGTATCTCTGCCCACGAACCGGGCCGCCGGCTGGACTGCGCCAAAATGATCCGGGACATCTCGAGCGAGCAAGCCACACTCGGCCACGTGTCTCTCAGGCGGCACCTCCAGCTGGCGGCGCTGAACAACATCATGGGAAGCGTGTTCGGGAAGCGGTATGATCCGGCACGGGACGGGGCAGAACTCGATGAGCTCACAGGGATGGTGAGGGAAGGTTTTGAGCTGCTTGGCGCATTTAACTGGTCGGACTACTTGCCGTGGCTGAGTTACATATACGACCCGCATCGCATAACTGAGCGATGTTCCAAGCTTGTTCCGCGTGTTAGAAATTTCGTAAGTTCGATCATCGAAGAGCACCGGGCTCGTGGGTCAGAGAAGAAGTTATCGGACGGCTCTGATTTCGTCGATGTTCTGCTTTCACTCGACGGTGATGAGAAGCTCCATGAGGACGACATGATCGCCGTCTTATGG GAGATGATATTCAGAGGAACCGATACTACGGCTCTATTAACTGAGTGGGTCATGGCCGAGTTGGTCTTACACCCGGAGGTTCAGCGCCGGCTTCAGTCTGAGCTCGGCTGCGCCGACCTTGGAAATCGTGCCCTGACCGACTCTGACGTGGCAAGGCTCCCTTACCTGCAGGCAGTGGTCAAGGAAGCGCTCAGAGTCCACCCCCCGGGCCCACTCCTCTCCTGGGCCCGCCTCTCCACGTCAGACGTCCACCTCAGCAACGGCATGGTGGTCCCCGCCAACACCACTGCCATGGTCAACATGTGGGCCATCACCCACGACCCCGCTGTGTGGCCTGACCCTCTCGAGTTCAGGCCCGACAGGTTCATTGATGCTGACGTGGATGTCCGTGGTAGGGACCTGAGGGTCGCTCCTTTCGGGGCGGGCCGGCGCGTCTGCCCAGGGAAGAACCTAGGCCTCGTGACTGTGACCCGGTGGGTTGCGGAGCTGGTGCGCCATTTTGAATGGGTCACGGAGCCGAATCACGGGGTCAACCTGTCTGAAGTTTTGAAGCTGTCGTGCGAGATGAAGCACCCCTTGCACGCGATTGCCTTGGCGAGAAACGGAGTTCCGTCCTAG
- the LOC116201102 gene encoding uncharacterized protein LOC116201102 isoform X2, translated as MKAAKPKNGNGGLAEEYSAESRRDEDEDEDEINGDTVYELYSPLHYLQQLMKVFLRRKRSTVTGHGGVPDLGEGLQDRR; from the exons aTGAAGGCAGCTAAGCCTAAGAATGGTAATGGAGGACTTGCAGAAGAATATTCAGCAGAAAGCAGAagagatgaagatgaagatgaagatgagaTTAATGGTGATACTGTGTATGAGCTCTACAGCCCTCTCCATTACCTTCAACAGCTCATGAAGGTTTTCCTCAG GAGGAAGAGGAGCACAGTGACTGGACATGGAGGAGTTCCGGACCTTGGAGAAGGCCTACAAGACCGCCGATAA
- the LOC116201102 gene encoding uncharacterized protein LOC116201102 isoform X1 — MKAAKPKNGNGGLAEEYSAESRRDEDEDEDEINGDTVYELYSPLHYLQQLMKVFLRCLCFIFPSRNHDQDQNEEEEHSDWTWRSSGPWRRPTRPPISTGEGGQVN, encoded by the exons aTGAAGGCAGCTAAGCCTAAGAATGGTAATGGAGGACTTGCAGAAGAATATTCAGCAGAAAGCAGAagagatgaagatgaagatgaagatgagaTTAATGGTGATACTGTGTATGAGCTCTACAGCCCTCTCCATTACCTTCAACAGCTCATGAAGGTTTTCCTCAGGTGCCTCTGCTTCATCTTCCCTAGCAGAAATCATGATCAAGATCAGAAC GAGGAAGAGGAGCACAGTGACTGGACATGGAGGAGTTCCGGACCTTGGAGAAGGCCTACAAGACCGCCGATAAGCACCGGAGAAGGCGGCCAGGTCAATTAA